A single region of the Mycobacterium avium subsp. avium genome encodes:
- a CDS encoding metal-dependent hydrolase family protein — MRWHLRGRSLPDEGPIELWVVDGRISTEPVAGADTVFGASGGGWIVPGLVDAHCHVGLGEHGEIPLDEAIAQAEIERDVGALLLRDCGSPTDTRSLDDRDDLPRIIRAGKHLARPKRYAAGFSRELDDEWQLPDAVAQEAKRGDGWIKLVGDWIDRSVGDLAPLWSDEVLKAAIDTAHAHGARVTAHVFSEDALPGLINAGIDCIEHGTGLTDDTIELMVSRGTALVPTLVNVVENFPGIAQAAAKYPTYAAHMRDLYARGPSRIAAAREAGVPIYAGSDAGTMVAPGRIADEVEALKGIGMTATQALGAACWDARRWLGRPGLEHGASADLLCFAEDPRSGPAVLRNPDLIMLRGNIFRSPA, encoded by the coding sequence GTGCGCTGGCACCTACGCGGTCGGAGTCTGCCCGACGAGGGCCCGATCGAACTCTGGGTCGTCGACGGGCGGATCAGCACCGAACCGGTGGCCGGCGCCGACACCGTCTTCGGGGCTTCCGGAGGCGGCTGGATCGTGCCCGGGCTGGTCGACGCCCACTGTCACGTCGGGCTCGGTGAGCACGGTGAGATCCCGCTCGACGAGGCGATCGCCCAGGCCGAGATCGAACGCGACGTCGGCGCGCTGCTGTTGCGCGACTGCGGCTCGCCCACCGACACCCGCAGCCTCGACGATCGCGACGACCTGCCCCGCATCATCCGGGCCGGCAAACACCTGGCCCGGCCCAAGCGGTACGCGGCGGGCTTCTCCCGCGAGCTGGACGACGAGTGGCAGCTGCCCGACGCGGTCGCGCAGGAGGCCAAACGGGGCGACGGCTGGATCAAGCTGGTCGGCGACTGGATCGACCGCAGCGTCGGCGACCTGGCGCCGTTGTGGTCCGATGAGGTGCTCAAGGCCGCCATCGACACCGCCCACGCGCACGGCGCCCGGGTCACCGCGCACGTCTTCAGCGAGGACGCGCTGCCCGGGCTGATCAACGCCGGCATCGACTGCATCGAGCACGGCACCGGGCTGACCGACGACACCATCGAGCTGATGGTGTCCCGCGGCACCGCGCTGGTGCCCACCCTGGTCAACGTCGTCGAGAATTTCCCCGGCATCGCCCAGGCCGCCGCCAAGTACCCGACGTATGCCGCCCACATGCGCGACCTGTATGCGCGCGGCCCGTCCCGGATCGCCGCGGCCCGCGAGGCGGGCGTGCCGATCTACGCCGGCAGCGACGCCGGCACCATGGTCGCCCCCGGGCGCATCGCCGACGAGGTGGAAGCGCTCAAGGGCATCGGGATGACGGCGACGCAGGCGCTGGGGGCGGCGTGCTGGGACGCGCGGCGCTGGCTGGGCCGGCCCGGACTCGAGCACGGCGCGTCGGCCGACCTGTTGTGCTTCGCCGAGGATCCGCGCTCCGGGCCGGCCGTACTTCGAAATCCCGATCTGATCATGTTGCGCGGCAACATCTTTCGTTCACCTGCCTAA
- a CDS encoding ammonium transporter: MSDGQKRADRRRLRVTYPILGQPNTGDTAWMLASSALVLLMTPGLAFFYGGMVRARSVLNMLMMSISAMGVVTVLWVLYGYSVAFGDDVGNFMGKPTSYWGLKGLIGVNAVAADPSKGTAATDIPLAGTLPATVFVAFQLMFAIITVALISGAVSDRLKFAAWLVFAGLWATFVYFPVAHWVFAFDGFASEHGGWIANKLHAIDFAGGTAVHINSGVAGLMLAIVLGKRRGWPTTLFRPHNLPFVMLGAGLLWFGWYGFNAGSATSSNGAAGSTFMTTTIATATAMLAWMLTERIRDGKATTLGAASGIVAGLVAITPSCSSVNVLGALVVGLVAGVVCALAVGLKFKLGFDDSLDVVGVHLVGGLAGTLLVGLLAAPESPAISGVTGVSKGLFYGGGWAQLERQAVGAFSVLIYSGVVTLILALILKYTMGLRLNPEAEASGIDEAEHAESGYDFAVATGSVLPPRVAVADTRNGLEEQRVGDKVEAEQS, encoded by the coding sequence ATGTCTGATGGCCAGAAGCGGGCCGACCGGAGGAGATTGCGAGTGACATACCCGATACTGGGCCAGCCCAATACCGGCGATACCGCCTGGATGCTGGCCAGTTCCGCGCTGGTGCTGTTGATGACGCCGGGTCTGGCGTTTTTCTACGGCGGGATGGTGCGCGCCAGAAGCGTGCTGAACATGCTCATGATGAGCATCAGCGCGATGGGCGTGGTCACCGTGCTGTGGGTGCTTTACGGCTATTCGGTCGCCTTCGGCGACGACGTCGGCAACTTCATGGGCAAGCCGACGTCCTACTGGGGCCTCAAGGGTCTCATCGGCGTCAACGCGGTGGCCGCCGACCCGAGCAAAGGCACTGCGGCAACGGACATTCCGCTGGCCGGTACGCTGCCGGCCACCGTGTTCGTGGCCTTCCAGCTGATGTTCGCGATCATCACCGTCGCTCTGATCTCCGGCGCGGTGTCCGACCGGCTGAAGTTCGCCGCCTGGCTGGTGTTCGCCGGCCTGTGGGCGACGTTCGTCTATTTCCCGGTGGCGCACTGGGTGTTCGCATTCGACGGCTTCGCCTCCGAGCACGGCGGCTGGATCGCCAACAAGCTGCACGCGATCGACTTCGCCGGCGGGACGGCGGTGCACATCAATTCCGGTGTGGCGGGCCTGATGCTGGCGATCGTGCTGGGCAAGCGCCGCGGCTGGCCCACCACGTTGTTCCGGCCGCACAACCTGCCGTTCGTGATGCTGGGCGCCGGGCTGCTGTGGTTCGGCTGGTACGGGTTCAACGCCGGATCGGCCACCAGCTCCAACGGCGCGGCGGGGTCGACGTTCATGACGACGACGATCGCGACCGCCACCGCGATGCTGGCCTGGATGCTCACCGAACGCATCCGCGACGGCAAGGCCACCACGTTGGGCGCGGCGTCCGGGATCGTCGCCGGGCTGGTCGCCATCACCCCGTCCTGCTCGTCGGTCAACGTGCTGGGCGCGCTGGTGGTGGGCCTGGTGGCCGGCGTGGTGTGCGCGCTGGCGGTCGGCCTGAAATTCAAGCTGGGCTTTGACGACTCGCTCGACGTGGTCGGGGTGCACCTGGTCGGCGGGCTGGCCGGCACCCTGCTGGTGGGCCTGCTGGCCGCCCCGGAGAGCCCGGCCATCAGCGGCGTCACCGGCGTCTCCAAGGGACTGTTCTACGGTGGCGGCTGGGCGCAGCTGGAACGGCAGGCGGTCGGCGCGTTCAGCGTCCTCATCTACTCTGGTGTGGTTACGCTGATCCTGGCGTTGATCCTGAAGTACACGATGGGGCTTCGTCTCAACCCGGAGGCCGAAGCCTCGGGTATCGACGAGGCTGAGCACGCCGAGAGTGGTTACGATTTCGCCGTGGCTACCGGCTCGGTTCTCCCGCCCCGGGTCGCTGTGGCGGATACCCGCAACGGCCTGGAGGAGCAGCGAGTGGGCGACAAAGTGGAGGCAGAGCAGTCATGA
- the ffh gene encoding signal recognition particle protein: MFESLSDRLTGALAGLRGKGRLTDADIEATTREIRLALLEADVSLPVVRAFVTRIKERAKGAEVSGALNPAQQVVKIVNEELIGILGGETRQLAFAKTPPTVIMLAGLQGSGKTSLAGKLAAWLRGQGHTPLLVACDLQRPAAVNQLQVVGERAGVPVFAPHPGASPESGPGDPVAVAAQGLAEARAKHHDVVIVDTAGRLGIDDELMAQAAAIRDAIDPDEILFVLDAMIGQDAVTTAEAFREGVGFTGVVLTKLDGDARGGAALSVREVTGVPILFASTGEKLEDFDVFHPDRMSSRILGMGDVLSLIEQAEQVFDAEQAEAAAVKIGSGELTLEDFLEQMLAIRKMGPIGNLLGMLPGAGQMKDALAAVDDKQLDRLQAIIRGMTPEERADPKIINASRRLRIANGSGVTVSEVNQLVDRFFEARKMMSSMLGGMGIPGLGRKSATRKAKGAKGKAKKGKKGARGPTPPKVRSPLGPGMPAGYPDLSQLPEGLNELPPGLADFDLSKLKFPGNK, translated from the coding sequence GTGTTTGAATCGCTGTCCGACCGATTGACCGGTGCCCTTGCGGGACTGCGCGGCAAGGGTCGACTGACCGACGCCGACATCGAGGCCACCACCCGCGAAATCCGGCTGGCGCTGCTGGAAGCCGACGTGTCGCTGCCCGTCGTGCGCGCGTTCGTCACCCGGATCAAGGAGCGCGCCAAGGGCGCCGAGGTGTCCGGCGCGCTGAACCCGGCGCAGCAGGTCGTCAAGATCGTCAACGAAGAGCTCATCGGCATCCTGGGCGGCGAGACCCGCCAGCTGGCGTTCGCCAAGACTCCACCGACCGTGATCATGCTCGCCGGTCTGCAGGGTTCCGGTAAGACGTCGCTGGCCGGCAAGCTGGCCGCCTGGCTGCGCGGGCAGGGCCACACCCCGCTGCTGGTGGCCTGCGACCTGCAGCGCCCCGCCGCGGTGAACCAGCTGCAGGTCGTCGGCGAGCGCGCCGGCGTCCCGGTGTTCGCGCCGCATCCGGGAGCCTCGCCCGAGTCCGGGCCCGGCGACCCGGTGGCGGTGGCCGCACAGGGCCTCGCCGAGGCCCGGGCCAAGCACCACGACGTCGTCATCGTCGACACCGCCGGCCGGCTGGGCATCGACGACGAGCTGATGGCCCAGGCCGCGGCCATCCGCGACGCCATCGACCCCGACGAGATCCTGTTCGTGCTGGACGCGATGATCGGCCAGGACGCCGTCACCACCGCCGAGGCCTTCCGCGAGGGCGTCGGCTTCACCGGCGTGGTGCTGACCAAACTCGACGGCGACGCCCGTGGCGGCGCGGCGCTGTCGGTGCGCGAGGTCACCGGGGTCCCGATCCTGTTCGCCTCCACCGGCGAGAAGCTGGAGGACTTCGACGTCTTCCACCCCGACCGGATGTCCAGCCGCATCCTGGGCATGGGCGACGTGCTGAGCCTGATCGAGCAGGCCGAGCAGGTCTTCGACGCCGAACAGGCCGAGGCCGCCGCGGTCAAGATCGGCAGCGGCGAGCTCACCCTCGAGGACTTCCTGGAACAGATGCTCGCCATCCGCAAGATGGGGCCGATCGGCAACCTGCTGGGCATGCTGCCCGGCGCCGGGCAGATGAAGGACGCGCTGGCCGCCGTCGACGACAAGCAGCTGGACCGGCTGCAGGCCATCATCCGCGGCATGACCCCCGAAGAGCGGGCCGACCCGAAGATCATCAACGCGTCGCGGCGGCTGCGCATCGCCAACGGCTCCGGCGTGACGGTGTCGGAGGTCAACCAGCTGGTGGACCGCTTCTTCGAGGCCCGCAAGATGATGTCGTCGATGCTCGGCGGCATGGGGATTCCCGGGCTGGGCCGCAAGTCGGCGACGCGAAAAGCCAAGGGCGCCAAGGGTAAAGCCAAGAAGGGCAAGAAGGGCGCGCGCGGCCCCACCCCGCCGAAGGTGCGCAGCCCGCTGGGGCCCGGGATGCCGGCCGGGTACCCCGACCTGTCGCAGCTGCCCGAGGGCCTCAACGAGCTGCCACCCGGGCTGGCCGACTTCGACCTGTCCAAGCTGAAGTTCCCGGGCAACAAGTAG
- a CDS encoding DEAD/DEAH box helicase: protein MSVPVSSLDPRAGNDHSDRSGALRGWQRRALVKYLAGQPRDFLAVATPGSGKTTFALRVAAELLGQRAVEQVTVVVPTEHLKVQWAQAAERHGLALDPRFSNSNPRIAPEYHGVMVTYAQVAAHPTLHRVRTEQRRTLVIFDEIHHGGDAKTWGDAIREAFGDATRRLALTGTPFRSDDSPIPFVRYEAGPDGVRRSQADHTYGYPEALADGVVRPVVFLAYSGEARWRDSAGEEHAARLGEPLSAEQTARAWRTALDPAGEWMPAVIAAADQRLRQLRAHIPDAGGMIIASDRVAARAYATLLTEITSETPTVVLSDDPGSSARISEFAASTSRWLVAVRMVSEGVDVPRLSVGIYATSASTPLFFAQAVGRFVRSRRPGETASIFLPSVPNLLQLASELEAQRNHVLGEPHRVSEGDPLDGDPATRTQNEKSELDNGFTSLGADAELDQVIFDGSSFGTAAPARSEEEADYLGIPGLLDAEQMRALLHQRQDQQLQRRAGQPSAGDAPPATVHGQLRELRRELNTLVSIAHHRTGKPHGWIHNELRRRCGGPPIAAASREQLRARIDAVRRLNAEHS, encoded by the coding sequence GTGTCGGTGCCGGTCAGCAGCTTGGATCCGCGCGCCGGCAACGACCACAGCGACCGCTCCGGTGCGCTGCGCGGCTGGCAGCGCCGGGCGCTGGTGAAATATCTCGCGGGGCAGCCCCGCGATTTCCTGGCGGTGGCGACCCCGGGCTCGGGCAAGACGACGTTCGCGCTGCGGGTGGCCGCCGAACTGCTCGGCCAGCGCGCCGTCGAGCAGGTCACCGTCGTGGTGCCCACCGAGCACCTCAAGGTGCAGTGGGCGCAGGCCGCGGAGCGGCACGGCCTGGCGCTGGACCCGCGGTTCTCCAACAGCAACCCGCGGATCGCGCCGGAGTACCACGGCGTGATGGTGACCTACGCTCAGGTCGCCGCGCACCCCACGCTGCACCGGGTGCGCACCGAGCAGCGCAGGACGCTGGTCATCTTCGACGAGATCCATCACGGCGGCGACGCCAAGACGTGGGGCGATGCCATCCGCGAGGCGTTCGGCGACGCCACCCGCCGGCTCGCGTTGACGGGCACGCCGTTTCGCAGCGACGACAGCCCCATCCCGTTCGTGCGGTACGAGGCCGGACCCGACGGGGTGCGCCGCTCGCAGGCCGACCACACCTACGGCTATCCCGAGGCGCTGGCCGACGGCGTGGTCCGGCCGGTGGTCTTTCTGGCCTACTCCGGGGAGGCACGCTGGCGCGACAGCGCCGGCGAGGAGCACGCGGCGCGGCTGGGCGAGCCGCTGTCGGCCGAGCAGACCGCCCGGGCCTGGCGCACCGCGCTGGACCCGGCCGGGGAATGGATGCCCGCGGTCATCGCGGCCGCCGATCAACGGCTGCGCCAGCTGCGTGCCCACATTCCCGACGCCGGCGGCATGATCATCGCCTCCGACCGGGTCGCGGCCCGCGCCTACGCGACCCTGCTGACCGAGATCACGTCTGAGACGCCGACCGTGGTGCTCTCCGACGACCCCGGATCCTCGGCGCGCATCAGCGAATTCGCGGCGAGCACCAGCCGGTGGCTGGTGGCGGTGCGGATGGTCTCCGAGGGCGTCGACGTGCCGCGGCTGTCGGTCGGCATCTACGCCACCAGCGCCTCCACGCCGCTGTTCTTCGCCCAGGCGGTCGGCCGGTTCGTGCGGTCGCGCCGCCCGGGCGAGACCGCGAGCATCTTCCTGCCGTCGGTGCCCAACCTGCTGCAACTGGCCAGCGAGCTGGAGGCCCAGCGCAACCACGTGCTGGGCGAGCCGCACCGCGTCTCCGAGGGCGACCCCCTCGACGGCGACCCGGCCACCCGCACGCAGAACGAGAAGAGCGAACTCGACAACGGCTTCACCTCGCTGGGGGCCGACGCGGAACTCGATCAGGTCATCTTCGACGGCTCGTCGTTCGGTACCGCCGCCCCGGCCCGCAGCGAGGAGGAGGCCGACTACCTCGGCATCCCGGGTTTGCTGGACGCCGAGCAGATGCGCGCCCTGCTGCACCAGCGCCAGGACCAGCAGCTGCAGCGGCGGGCCGGGCAGCCGTCGGCGGGCGACGCCCCGCCGGCCACGGTGCACGGCCAGCTGCGCGAGCTGCGCCGCGAGCTCAACACGCTGGTGTCGATCGCTCATCATCGAACGGGCAAGCCGCACGGCTGGATTCACAACGAGCTGCGGCGCCGCTGCGGCGGACCGCCGATCGCCGCGGCCAGCCGCGAACAGTTGCGGGCCCGCATCGACGCGGTGCGCCGGCTCAACGCCGAGCACTCCTGA
- a CDS encoding alpha/beta hydrolase: protein MLEVIEKGSGSAEHPTPLLFVHGGWHAAWCWENFLDFFADAGYRAVALSLRGHGASPTSKPLHRVSIADYLDDVAAVAGELGGAPILIGHSLGGFVIQRYLETHRVPAAVLVGSVPPQGVLRLALRVWRRRPSMTMEAWNAPTLLKFLATPALAREYLFCAATPEAIVESCRQRAGAESVRAAMTDPMLRRVRTRRVSTPILVLGATHDGFVSAADVRATARAYRTDPEFFDMGHNMMLEPGWVAVAERIRDWLQAPTAARHR from the coding sequence ATGCTCGAGGTGATCGAGAAGGGGTCCGGCAGCGCCGAGCACCCGACGCCGCTGCTCTTCGTGCACGGCGGCTGGCACGCCGCGTGGTGCTGGGAGAACTTCCTGGACTTCTTCGCCGACGCCGGCTACCGCGCGGTCGCGCTCAGCCTGCGCGGGCACGGCGCCAGCCCCACGTCCAAGCCGCTGCACAGGGTCTCCATCGCCGACTACCTGGACGACGTCGCCGCGGTGGCCGGCGAGCTGGGCGGCGCGCCGATCCTCATCGGCCATTCGCTGGGCGGCTTCGTCATCCAGCGCTACCTGGAAACCCACCGGGTTCCCGCCGCGGTGCTGGTGGGGTCGGTGCCGCCGCAGGGCGTGCTCAGGCTGGCGCTGCGGGTCTGGCGCCGCCGGCCGTCGATGACCATGGAAGCCTGGAACGCCCCCACCCTGCTGAAATTCCTCGCCACCCCGGCGCTGGCCCGCGAGTACCTGTTCTGCGCCGCCACCCCCGAGGCGATCGTCGAATCCTGCCGGCAACGCGCCGGAGCCGAAAGCGTGCGCGCCGCCATGACCGATCCGATGCTGCGCCGGGTCAGGACCCGACGGGTCAGCACGCCGATCCTGGTGCTGGGCGCGACGCACGACGGCTTCGTCAGCGCCGCGGACGTGCGCGCCACCGCGCGGGCCTACCGCACCGATCCGGAGTTCTTTGACATGGGCCACAACATGATGCTGGAACCGGGATGGGTCGCGGTCGCCGAACGCATCCGCGACTGGCTGCAGGCCCCGACGGCGGCCCGTCACCGCTAG
- the glnB gene encoding nitrogen regulatory protein P-II — protein MKLITAIVKPFTLDDVKTSLEDAGVLGMTVSEIQGYGRQKGHTEVYRGAEYSVDFVPKVRIEVVVDDSIVDKVVDSIVRAARTGKIGDGKVWVSPVETIVRVRTGERGTDAL, from the coding sequence ATGAAGTTGATCACCGCGATCGTAAAGCCGTTCACGCTCGATGACGTGAAGACCAGCCTCGAGGACGCGGGCGTCCTGGGTATGACGGTCAGCGAAATCCAGGGCTACGGACGGCAGAAGGGTCACACCGAGGTCTACCGCGGTGCCGAGTACTCGGTCGACTTCGTGCCCAAGGTGCGCATCGAGGTCGTCGTCGACGACTCGATCGTCGACAAGGTGGTGGACAGCATCGTCCGGGCGGCGCGCACCGGCAAGATCGGTGACGGCAAAGTGTGGGTGAGTCCGGTGGAAACCATCGTGCGGGTGCGCACCGGCGAGCGCGGAACCGATGCGCTGTGA
- a CDS encoding [protein-PII] uridylyltransferase: MTPTGPDPSGHQNACGAVDLAASRRQLLSEGGKLHAAELRHAWLDLHESWLAAKAAQIGIADDSGFALVGIGGLGRHELLPYSDLDLMLLHDNKSDEVLQRVADALWYPLWDANVRLDHSVRTVSGALGVANGDMIAALGMLDARHVAGDARLSDELIAGARRQWRSAIRSRMDELVEMTQARWDRCGRIAQRAEPDLKSGRGGLRDVQLLDALGVAQLIDRHGMARPESPGGSLDDAHLTLLDVRTELHRVSGRGLDQLLAQYGDELSAALHIGDRFDLARKLSDASRTIAYHAETGLRTAENALPRRGVSALVRRPKRRPLDEGVVEYAGEIVLARDARPDTDVGLVLRVAAASASTGLPIGAATLSRLAAAAPEMPEPWPREALDDLLVLLSAGPTTVATIEALDRTGLWGRLLPEWDAIRDLPPRDVAHKWTVDRHVIETTVNAAPLATRVARPDLLALGALLHDIGKGRGVDHSVLGAGLALEIGPRLGMAPADVELLAQLVRHHLLLPVAATRSDLNDPKTIERVSKTLGEDPLLLEVLHALTEADSKATGPGVWSDWKASLIDDLVRRCRMVMAGEPLPKVEPAAPQYLSLAADRGVHVQIKPGGGERLDVVMAAPDQRGLVSKAAAVLALNSLRIHSASASTHEGFAVVEFVVSPLFGSPPEAGLLRQQFTGALGGDVDVLGTLEKRDSDAVGAATRRAGEVQVGVPVTRSTAPPRILWVDTAAADQLIVEVRAMDRLGLLALLTRALERAGTDIVWAKVNTFGSTAADAFCVTAGDAGARDAVEQSLLTVLGGPAVEVLEEPVGD, encoded by the coding sequence ATGACCCCGACCGGCCCCGATCCGTCCGGGCACCAAAACGCTTGCGGGGCAGTCGATTTGGCTGCCTCGCGGCGTCAGCTTCTCTCCGAGGGCGGCAAGCTGCACGCCGCCGAACTGCGGCACGCCTGGCTGGATCTGCACGAATCGTGGTTGGCCGCCAAGGCGGCCCAGATCGGTATCGCCGACGACAGCGGCTTCGCCCTGGTGGGCATCGGCGGCCTGGGCCGCCACGAGCTGCTGCCGTATTCCGATCTGGACCTGATGCTGTTGCACGACAACAAGTCCGACGAGGTGCTGCAGCGGGTCGCCGACGCGCTGTGGTATCCGTTGTGGGACGCCAACGTTCGGCTCGACCACAGCGTGCGAACCGTGTCCGGGGCGCTCGGTGTCGCCAACGGCGACATGATCGCGGCGCTGGGCATGCTGGACGCCCGGCACGTCGCCGGCGACGCGCGGTTGAGCGACGAGTTGATCGCCGGCGCAAGACGCCAGTGGCGCAGCGCAATTCGCTCCCGGATGGACGAGCTGGTGGAGATGACCCAGGCCCGCTGGGACCGGTGCGGCCGGATCGCGCAGCGCGCCGAGCCGGATCTGAAGTCGGGCCGCGGCGGCCTGCGCGATGTGCAGCTGCTGGACGCGCTGGGCGTGGCGCAGCTGATCGACCGGCACGGCATGGCTCGGCCCGAGTCGCCGGGGGGCTCGCTGGACGACGCGCATCTGACGTTGCTCGACGTGCGCACCGAGCTGCACCGGGTGTCCGGCCGCGGGCTGGACCAGCTGCTGGCCCAGTACGGCGACGAACTGAGCGCGGCCCTGCACATCGGTGACCGATTCGACTTGGCCCGCAAGCTGTCCGACGCCAGCCGCACCATCGCCTATCACGCCGAGACCGGGCTGCGCACCGCGGAGAACGCGCTGCCGCGCCGCGGGGTGTCGGCCCTGGTGCGCCGGCCCAAGCGCCGTCCCCTGGACGAGGGCGTGGTGGAGTACGCCGGCGAGATCGTGCTGGCCCGCGACGCCCGCCCGGATACCGACGTGGGCCTGGTGCTGCGGGTGGCCGCCGCGTCGGCCAGCACCGGTTTACCGATCGGCGCGGCCACGCTGAGCCGGCTGGCCGCCGCCGCGCCCGAGATGCCGGAGCCCTGGCCGCGGGAGGCGCTGGACGACCTGCTGGTGCTGCTGTCGGCGGGGCCGACCACGGTGGCGACCATCGAGGCGCTCGACCGCACCGGGCTGTGGGGCCGGCTGTTGCCGGAGTGGGACGCCATCCGCGACCTGCCACCCCGCGACGTCGCGCACAAGTGGACGGTGGACCGCCACGTCATCGAGACCACGGTCAACGCCGCGCCGCTGGCCACCCGGGTGGCCCGGCCCGACCTGCTCGCGCTGGGGGCCCTGCTGCACGACATCGGCAAGGGCCGCGGTGTGGACCACAGCGTGCTCGGGGCCGGGCTGGCCCTCGAGATCGGGCCGCGGCTGGGGATGGCGCCCGCCGATGTCGAGCTGCTCGCGCAGCTGGTCCGCCACCACCTGCTGCTGCCGGTGGCCGCCACCAGAAGCGACCTCAACGACCCGAAAACCATTGAGCGGGTGTCGAAAACCCTCGGTGAGGACCCGCTGCTGCTGGAAGTGCTGCACGCGCTGACCGAGGCGGACTCCAAGGCCACCGGGCCCGGCGTGTGGAGCGACTGGAAGGCGTCGCTGATCGACGATCTGGTTCGGCGCTGCCGGATGGTGATGGCGGGGGAGCCGCTTCCGAAGGTCGAACCTGCTGCGCCCCAATACCTTTCGCTCGCCGCCGACCGCGGCGTGCATGTGCAGATCAAGCCCGGCGGCGGCGAGCGGCTGGACGTGGTGATGGCCGCGCCGGATCAACGCGGACTGGTCTCCAAGGCCGCCGCGGTGCTGGCGCTGAACTCGCTGCGGATCCACTCGGCCTCGGCCAGCACGCACGAGGGATTCGCGGTCGTCGAATTCGTGGTGTCGCCGCTGTTCGGTTCGCCGCCGGAGGCGGGCCTGCTGCGCCAGCAGTTCACCGGCGCGCTGGGTGGCGACGTCGACGTGCTGGGCACGCTGGAGAAGCGGGACAGCGACGCCGTCGGCGCGGCCACCAGGCGGGCCGGCGAGGTCCAGGTCGGGGTGCCCGTCACCCGCTCGACCGCGCCGCCGCGCATCCTGTGGGTCGACACCGCCGCGGCCGACCAGCTGATCGTCGAAGTCCGCGCCATGGACCGACTCGGGCTGCTCGCCCTGCTGACCCGGGCGCTGGAGCGGGCCGGCACCGACATCGTCTGGGCGAAGGTCAACACCTTCGGCTCGACCGCGGCCGACGCCTTCTGCGTCACGGCCGGCGACGCCGGCGCCCGCGACGCCGTCGAGCAAAGCCTGCTCACGGTGCTGGGCGGTCCGGCCGTGGAAGTGCTCGAGGAACCGGTCGGCGACTAG
- the ftsY gene encoding signal recognition particle-docking protein FtsY has translation MSQGLWIAVAVLVVIAVLVVIAALVLGLARYRRRRISFSTRPEPGAIDRSGGYTASSGITFSQAPTAQPAERLDTTGLPAVGDDATVPRDAPRRTISEVELPEPETPAAPAPEAPAPEIEEIAPTEGRLERLRGRLARSQNALGRSLLGLIGGGDLDEDAWQDVEDTLLVADLGPVVTESVIAQLRGRLASSDVRTEADAKAVLRDVLINELRPDLDRSIRALPHADHPSVLLIVGVNGTGKTTTVGKLARVLVADGRRVVLGAADTFRAAAADQLQTWASRVGAEVVRGAEGADPASVAFDAVDQGIAAGADVVLIDTAGRLHTKVGLMDELDKVKRVVTRRAAVDEVLLVLDATIGQNGLAQARVFAEVVEITGAVLTKLDGTAKGGIVFRVQQELGVPVKLVGLGEGPDDLAPFEPAAFVDALLG, from the coding sequence GTGTCCCAAGGTCTTTGGATCGCCGTCGCGGTCCTCGTCGTCATCGCCGTCCTGGTCGTCATCGCCGCACTGGTCCTGGGCCTGGCGCGGTACCGCCGGCGCCGGATCAGCTTCTCGACCCGCCCCGAACCCGGGGCGATCGACCGGTCCGGCGGATACACCGCGTCCTCGGGCATCACGTTCAGCCAGGCACCGACCGCCCAGCCGGCTGAGCGGCTCGACACCACCGGCTTGCCGGCGGTAGGCGACGACGCCACCGTCCCCCGGGACGCGCCGCGACGCACCATCTCCGAGGTCGAGCTTCCCGAACCCGAGACGCCGGCGGCGCCGGCTCCGGAGGCCCCCGCTCCCGAGATCGAGGAGATCGCGCCCACCGAGGGCCGGCTGGAGCGGCTGCGCGGCCGGCTGGCCCGCTCCCAGAACGCGCTCGGCCGCAGCCTGCTGGGCCTGATCGGCGGCGGCGACCTGGACGAAGACGCCTGGCAGGACGTCGAGGACACCCTGCTGGTCGCCGACCTGGGCCCGGTGGTCACCGAATCGGTCATCGCCCAGCTGCGCGGCCGGCTGGCCAGCAGCGACGTGCGCACCGAGGCGGACGCCAAGGCCGTGCTGCGCGACGTGCTGATCAACGAGCTGCGGCCCGACCTGGACCGCTCGATCCGGGCGCTGCCGCACGCCGACCACCCGTCGGTGCTGCTGATCGTCGGCGTCAACGGCACCGGAAAGACCACCACCGTCGGCAAACTGGCCCGGGTGCTGGTCGCCGACGGGCGGCGCGTCGTGCTGGGCGCGGCCGACACCTTCCGCGCCGCCGCGGCCGACCAGCTGCAGACCTGGGCGTCGCGGGTGGGCGCGGAGGTGGTGCGCGGCGCCGAGGGCGCCGACCCGGCCTCGGTGGCGTTCGACGCCGTCGACCAGGGCATCGCCGCCGGCGCCGACGTGGTGCTCATCGACACCGCGGGCCGGCTGCACACCAAGGTCGGGCTGATGGACGAGCTCGACAAGGTCAAGCGGGTTGTCACCCGCCGCGCCGCCGTCGACGAGGTGCTGCTGGTGCTCGACGCCACCATCGGGCAGAACGGGCTGGCCCAGGCCCGGGTGTTCGCCGAGGTCGTCGAGATCACCGGCGCCGTGCTGACCAAACTGGACGGAACGGCCAAGGGCGGCATCGTCTTCCGCGTTCAGCAGGAACTCGGGGTGCCGGTGAAACTGGTCGGCCTCGGCGAGGGCCCCGACGATCTGGCGCCGTTCGAGCCGGCCGCCTTCGTCGACGCGCTGCTCGGCTGA